The Halostella limicola genome includes the window TATCTCCCTGACGACGAGGGACGGCGACCGGATCCCCTGCGAGGTGAACATGTCCCTGCTCCCCGCCGACGCCGGGTTCGAGGGGACCGTCGGGACCGTGCGGGACGTCAGCGAGCGCAAGGAGATGGAGGACGCCCTGCGCCGACAGAAGCGGAAGGTGCGCAACCTCCACGAGGTCGCCTCGGACCTCGACGCCTGCGAGACCGAGGCGGAGATATACGACCAGGCGGTCGAGGCCGCCCAGCAGGTGCTCAACTTCGACATCTGTGCGGCGCAGCGGATCGAGGGCGACGAGTCCGTCATCGTCGCCCTCTCGTCGGGGCCGCTCCCGGACGAGGTCGAGACGCGACGGGAACTCGGCGACAACCTCGTCACCGCGACGCACCGCAGCGGCGAGACGCACCGCATCGACGACGCAAGGGAGAGCGATATCGCTGACCCGGTCTCCGACGACTACCGGGGAGTGCTCTCCGTTCCCATCGGCGACGTCGGCGTGTTCCAGGCGGTGTCGACGACCGTCGGTGCGTTCGACGAGAGCGACGCGGAGCTGGCGGAGCTGCTCATGTCCCACGTGGCGAACGCGCTCGAACGGGTCCGCTTCGAGTCCGACCTCCGGGAGGAGCGCGACCGCTTCGCCGCGCTGTTCGAGAACGTCCCCGACCCCGTGGTGAGCGTCCGCGACGGCGAGGACGGCGACCCGGTGTTCACCGACGTGAACCCGGCGTTCGAGCGCGTGTTCGGGTACGACGCGGACGCCGTCGTCGGCGAGTCCGTCTACGACTACCTCGTCCCGCCGGAGGAGCGGTCCGAGGCGAGGGCCCTCAGCAGGCGCGCGGCCGCCGGCGAGACGCTCGAGCGCGAGGTCGAGCGCCGGACGACCGACGGGATCCGCGAGTTCCTCGCGACGGTGGTCCCGGTCCGCCTCGGCGAGCGCCACCCCGAACGCTACGTCGTCTACACCGACATCACGGAGCGCAAGCAGCGACGCAAGCGCGTGGAAGTGCTGAACCGCGTCCTCCGCCACGACCTGCGCAACGGGATGAACATCATCAGGGGGTACGCGGAGACGCTCTCCCGGGACGTTTCGCCCGACCTGAGCCCCGCGGTGGACGCCATCGAGGACCGCGCGACGGAGCTCATCGAACTCGCCGAGAAGACCCGGGCGGTCGAGCGGACGCTCGGCGACGGCGAGCGCGCGGCGGGGCCGACGGACGTCGCGTCCGAGGCCGCCGCCGTCGCCGAGCGCGTCCGCGAGGAGTACCCGTTCGCGACCGTCGAGTGCTCGGTCCCCGACCGCGCGCTCGCCAGCGCCGACAGCCTCCTCGAAACGGCGATCTACCACGTCGTCGAGAACGCCGTCCTCCACAACGACCGGACGGACCCGACGGTCCGGGTCGAGGTCCGGCACGAGGACGACGCGGTCGCGGTCGAGGTCCGGGACGAGGGCCCGGGGATCCCGCAGATGGAGCGGGAGCTCCTCTTCGAGGACCGCGAGATAACGCAACTGCGCCACGCCAGCGGGCTGGGCCTCTGGCTGGTCAACTGGGTCGTCGAGCAGTCCGGCGGCGCGCTCACCTTCGCCGACAACGAGCCCCGCGGGAGCGTCGTCACCATCCGCGTGCCGCGGGCCCGACGGGGGACCCGCGCCGGCGAGACGGAGGTCGAGTCGGACACCTAGCGCCGACGCTCGCTGGGTCGTCGGTCGCGGCGATCGCGGATCGTAGAAATCGCGGGACTGGAGGGCCGCCGATCGGTTAGACTACCGGGTCAGCGGCATGCTGTAGCTCTTCTCGCGCTCGATGACCGCCTCCCAGGTGCGCTCGCACTCGCAGGAGACCTGCTCGAACACGGTGGGGTCCTGGCGCAGGTCGAAGTCCTTGATCGCCTTCTGGACGCGGTCGTCGCACTCGCCGCAGTTGTGCGGGCCGCGGTCGCTCCCGTGGCCCACCGGGTCCGAGACGACGATGGCGTCGGCGTCGGCCGTGTCTTCGAGCACCTCGGCGACGCTCCAGAGCCACGGCGGGCGGTAGCCGTCCCGGAAGAACAGCTCGTCGACCATCGTGTAGCGCTGGACGTTACACGGGTTCATCGAGACGGTGTGGGCGTACTCGGCGCACTTGCGGACCGACCGCTTCATGTCCTCGACGGCCTCGGCCTCGCTGAGGAAGGGCGGTTTCATCAGCAGGTACGCCTTGATGCCGGCCCCGGCGGCGTCGGCCTCCTCGCTGGCCGCGACGAACTCGTCGAAGTCGAAGTACTTGTTGACGCAGTCGTGGCGCACGCGGTCGGTGCCGGTTTCGAGGCCGACCGCCACGTCGGTTTCGAGGCCCACCTCGGTGAAGTCGGCGAGCTTCTCGCGGTCGACGAAGTCGGGCAGGCTCTCGACGACGATGCGGTCGCGGTCGGCGAACGCCTCGGCGATCGCCTGCCGGGACTCCGCGCCGACCTCGCGCTCGTCGAGGAAGGAGCCGCTCGTGTAGATCTTGATGAGGCCGGACTTCTCGTCCGCGTTCTCGGCCTCGTGCTCCAGACAGGCGTCGATCTGGTCCATCAGCGCGTCGTGGGCGACGCTCCCGCCCTCGACGGACTCCGCGACGTAACCGCACATCGTGCAGCCGCCGGCCCGCGCCCAGCGACACCCGCCGGTGTTGAGGATGATGGTGAGGCTCTGGTAGACCCCGTCGGGCGTGTTGTCCTCGTCGATCCACACCCGCGTGGGCTCGTGGGGGTCGTAGGACGCGTCCTTCTCGGAGCGGATGTCCCGCATCACCTTGTTGTGGGCGTCCATCCCCTTGCCCTGCTCGTACACTTCGGGGCTCGGCTTGCTCATTGGCGGTCCGTAGCGGTCCGAACGGTAAAGCGACTTCGTTCACGGCCGCCGGCGTTCGAAGACGCCGGCGAGCAGTTCCCGCTGGCCGACCCGCAGGTGCTGGTGGAAGGTGGGCTGGGTGATGCCGAGCACGTCCGCGACCTCCTCGCCGTTCTGCGACCGGGGCCACTCGAAGAAGCCGCTGTGGTACGCGACCTGCAGCACCTCGCGCTGCCTGTCAGTCAGGCGCGCGGTCAGGGCCGACCACGGGTCGCCGTCCCCGTCCCCGCGGTCCGTCACGTCGCTCCGGGAGACGAGTTGCGCGCCGTCGAACCCGCTCTCGAACCGCTCGACGAGCCGGCGGACGTCGGCGCTCTCGCGCACCTCGACGACGACCCGTCCCCGCCCGTCCTCGGCCCGCGCGGTCGACAGCGTCGCGCCGTGGTCGGCGACGTACTCGACCAGCGGGGACTCCCGGATCGCCACCTCGTACACCCGGTCGTCGCCGTCGCCGAGGTCGCGGACGCGGTCCACCGTCGACACGCCCGCCGCCCACGCGGCGACGGCTCCCTCCTCGGCGTCGTCCGCGCGGACGAACAGGTGGAGCCGGCCGTCCGACCGGAGGGAGCGCCCGACGAGTTCGACCCCGCAGCCGACCGCCTCCGAGAGGGCGACGAGCAGCGACGACGAGTCCCGCAGGGTGAACGTCAGTTCAACCGCGCCCATGTCGATCCGCGCGGAGCGGCGCTGCGCGGTGTTGATCGCGTAACCGATCGTCTCGCCGAGCTCCGCGAGCATGTCCCGCTCCCTCGGCCCGAACGCCTCGCGGGACCCCGCGTAGACGACGAGCACGTCGTAGAGGATGTTCTGGTACGTGACGGGCACGGCGGCGACCGAGCGGTAGCCCCGCGCCCGCGCCATGTCGATCCGCTCGGCCGGGAGGTCGCTCCTGGCGACGTCGGGCACCACCGTCACGTCGCGTTCCTCGACGGTCTCGACGAGGACGGGGTCCTCGGCGACGGCTATCGGCGAGTCGGTCACGTAGCCGTCGCCCACGCCCGCCCGGAACCGCGGCGCGACGGTCCCGTCTTCGAGGTCGTAGCGGCCGAGCCACGCGAACTGGTACTGGTCGGCGGCGCCGAACTGCTCGCAGACGAGCCGCTCGATCTCCTCCCGCGTCGAGACGTGGACGAGCGCTTGGTTGACGTCCCGGATCACCTCGTTCATGTTGTTCAGCGCCTCCAGCTCGTCGCGCTGGTCGGCGAGCTGGCGCTCGCGGTCCCGGAGCAGCCGGTCCCGGTCGGCCCGGTCGAGCGCGCCGCCGACGTGGGCGGCGAGTATCTGCGCGAGGTCGCGGTCGTACCGGTCGAACCCCTCCCCGTCCGTCGCGCCGGCGTAGAGGACGCCGTGCTCGCCGAGCGGCACGCGGAGGTCGGCCGACAGGCCCTCGGGCGCGTCGTCGCCCTCGCTGAGGTCGTACCGCCGGTCGGACGACCGCGGGAAGATGAGGTCCTCGACGGCGACGTCGACGGTCAGGGCGGCGTCGCTCAGCGCCGCCCTCGCGTCGTCGGTCGCCGCGGCGGGTCGGCTCGCACCCCCGGTTTCCTCCAGGAGGTACGCCCGATTGACCGTCGCGCCGAGCAGGTCGCTCGCCGTTTCGACGGCGGTCGAGAGGACGGACTCCTTCGCCGTCATCGTCATCAGCTCCCGGGTCGTGCTCAGGAGGGCGTCCCGCGCCCGCTCGCGGCGGCGGCGCCCCGTCACGTCGCGTGCGGTGACGTACACCCGCGGTCGGCCGCCGAGGTGGATGCGCCTGAGGTTCACCTCTATCCAGACCGGATCGCCGTCCGCCCGCTC containing:
- a CDS encoding PAS domain S-box protein, encoding MSKRKTVLHVDPASAVRSRVRDALSDAGASVESVGDLSAARAALDEASFDCVVAETALPDGDGLSLIDAAAGAFVAYTDAGDESLAGRAVAAGADGYVPKADGVATLVERVTALLDGGEERSDEPSAERAASTAAGLSMLVEQSPLPIVEWDLDFRVAAWNPAAEELFGYERAEALGRAPTELILPAAEREAVDAVWEDLVAGEGGRRIVNENVRKDGETVVCEWNSAPLVSDAGEVVGVLSFVRDVSEQVRRTEALESLQETTREMMRAETKDGVAETVVDAAFDLLGQPLAGVRLYDAETGRLESAAATDAAVELLGDLPSVGPGDGIMWEAFAADEHAVYDAVPVDETVYGDAFPDGIGSVSYFPLGDHGVLVLGSRETSGFDDTDVHLANVVATTTAAALDSAERRRELERRDTIVEAVGDGVYALDADGRYTAVNDTMLTITGYDREELLGEHVSVLLDDEDVEAGRRLVADLLDDGSDPVQTYDISLTTRDGDRIPCEVNMSLLPADAGFEGTVGTVRDVSERKEMEDALRRQKRKVRNLHEVASDLDACETEAEIYDQAVEAAQQVLNFDICAAQRIEGDESVIVALSSGPLPDEVETRRELGDNLVTATHRSGETHRIDDARESDIADPVSDDYRGVLSVPIGDVGVFQAVSTTVGAFDESDAELAELLMSHVANALERVRFESDLREERDRFAALFENVPDPVVSVRDGEDGDPVFTDVNPAFERVFGYDADAVVGESVYDYLVPPEERSEARALSRRAAAGETLEREVERRTTDGIREFLATVVPVRLGERHPERYVVYTDITERKQRRKRVEVLNRVLRHDLRNGMNIIRGYAETLSRDVSPDLSPAVDAIEDRATELIELAEKTRAVERTLGDGERAAGPTDVASEAAAVAERVREEYPFATVECSVPDRALASADSLLETAIYHVVENAVLHNDRTDPTVRVEVRHEDDAVAVEVRDEGPGIPQMERELLFEDREITQLRHASGLGLWLVNWVVEQSGGALTFADNEPRGSVVTIRVPRARRGTRAGETEVESDT
- a CDS encoding archaeosine biosynthesis radical SAM protein RaSEA encodes the protein MSKPSPEVYEQGKGMDAHNKVMRDIRSEKDASYDPHEPTRVWIDEDNTPDGVYQSLTIILNTGGCRWARAGGCTMCGYVAESVEGGSVAHDALMDQIDACLEHEAENADEKSGLIKIYTSGSFLDEREVGAESRQAIAEAFADRDRIVVESLPDFVDREKLADFTEVGLETDVAVGLETGTDRVRHDCVNKYFDFDEFVAASEEADAAGAGIKAYLLMKPPFLSEAEAVEDMKRSVRKCAEYAHTVSMNPCNVQRYTMVDELFFRDGYRPPWLWSVAEVLEDTADADAIVVSDPVGHGSDRGPHNCGECDDRVQKAIKDFDLRQDPTVFEQVSCECERTWEAVIEREKSYSMPLTR
- a CDS encoding bacterio-opsin activator domain-containing protein, which produces MTSDIRVLCVDDNERITSLVADHFEHTQPDIEVVAEAAPADALDRLDAGERVDCVVSDYRMPAMDGLEFLDAVRERRADVPFVLFTGEGSESVAAAAIRAGATDYIRKSTGTGQYELLANRIRNAVDGRRRQRSYEVLFDAVDDPVFVVDDEGDVVDANPAACTLWGCSAESDDDLTLDALAATVPDDGGTPVAEWLRSRETLPDDVVDWRCERADGDPVWIEVNLRRIHLGGRPRVYVTARDVTGRRRRERARDALLSTTRELMTMTAKESVLSTAVETASDLLGATVNRAYLLEETGGASRPAAATDDARAALSDAALTVDVAVEDLIFPRSSDRRYDLSEGDDAPEGLSADLRVPLGEHGVLYAGATDGEGFDRYDRDLAQILAAHVGGALDRADRDRLLRDRERQLADQRDELEALNNMNEVIRDVNQALVHVSTREEIERLVCEQFGAADQYQFAWLGRYDLEDGTVAPRFRAGVGDGYVTDSPIAVAEDPVLVETVEERDVTVVPDVARSDLPAERIDMARARGYRSVAAVPVTYQNILYDVLVVYAGSREAFGPRERDMLAELGETIGYAINTAQRRSARIDMGAVELTFTLRDSSSLLVALSEAVGCGVELVGRSLRSDGRLHLFVRADDAEEGAVAAWAAGVSTVDRVRDLGDGDDRVYEVAIRESPLVEYVADHGATLSTARAEDGRGRVVVEVRESADVRRLVERFESGFDGAQLVSRSDVTDRGDGDGDPWSALTARLTDRQREVLQVAYHSGFFEWPRSQNGEEVADVLGITQPTFHQHLRVGQRELLAGVFERRRP